The following coding sequences are from one Arthrobacter crystallopoietes window:
- a CDS encoding TerC family protein, translated as MSDQLSAQFQTISLVVLGLILLFDLLYVVKRPHEPSMKEAGLWVGFYVTLALVFAGLMFWQAGSDYGQEFVAGWVTEYSLSIDNLFVFIIIMARFSVPRKYQQEVLMFGIIIALVLRGIFILLGATVIENFSWVFYLFGAFLLWTAWKQATDSGEDEEEGAESGLIAKLTRKLPVSENFDGNKLRTTVDGKRVFTPMVMVFITIGMTDLLFAVDSIPAIFGLTQSAFIVFTANIFALMGLRQLYFLLGGLMDRLVYLKHGLSVILAFIGVKLIFHALHVNELPFINGGQHIDWIPEISTELSLAVILGTIVVATVASLLSPAGKAAKIDAELKADLEASRREEREEDKLNEK; from the coding sequence GTGTCAGACCAGTTGTCTGCCCAGTTCCAGACCATATCGCTCGTGGTCCTGGGTCTCATTTTGCTCTTCGACCTGCTGTACGTGGTCAAACGTCCGCATGAACCGTCTATGAAAGAGGCCGGCCTGTGGGTCGGCTTCTATGTGACGCTCGCCCTCGTCTTTGCCGGCCTGATGTTCTGGCAAGCAGGCTCCGACTATGGACAGGAATTCGTCGCAGGCTGGGTGACCGAATACAGCCTCAGCATCGATAACCTGTTTGTCTTCATCATCATCATGGCCAGGTTCTCGGTGCCCAGGAAGTACCAGCAAGAAGTGCTGATGTTCGGCATCATCATCGCTCTGGTGCTGCGCGGAATCTTCATTCTGCTCGGAGCTACGGTCATCGAGAACTTCAGCTGGGTCTTTTACCTCTTCGGCGCGTTCCTGCTCTGGACCGCTTGGAAGCAGGCCACAGATTCCGGTGAAGACGAAGAAGAAGGCGCCGAAAGCGGTCTCATCGCCAAGCTGACTCGCAAACTGCCGGTGAGCGAGAACTTTGACGGCAACAAACTGCGCACAACGGTCGACGGCAAGCGCGTTTTCACTCCTATGGTCATGGTATTCATCACCATCGGCATGACGGACCTGCTCTTCGCCGTGGATTCCATCCCTGCGATTTTCGGCCTGACCCAGAGCGCGTTCATTGTCTTTACCGCCAACATTTTTGCACTGATGGGCCTTCGCCAGCTGTACTTCCTGCTGGGCGGGCTGATGGACCGACTGGTCTACCTCAAGCACGGCCTTTCGGTCATCCTGGCCTTCATCGGCGTGAAGTTGATCTTCCACGCCCTGCATGTCAACGAACTGCCGTTCATCAACGGCGGCCAGCATATCGACTGGATCCCCGAGATCTCCACCGAGTTGTCTCTGGCCGTCATCCTGGGCACGATCGTGGTGGCCACCGTAGCCAGCCTGCTGAGCCCGGCAGGCAAGGCCGCAAAGATCGACGCTGAACTGAAGGCGGATCTGGAAGCCAGCCGCCGCGAGGAGCGCGAGGAAGACAAGCTCAACGAAAAGTAG
- the uvrB gene encoding excinuclease ABC subunit UvrB, translating to MSLAQDINRVVAPFEVISDYKPAGDQPGAIKELTERIQAGEKDIVLLGATGTGKSATTAWLIEQVQRPTLVMVQNKTLAAQLANEFRELLPNNAVEYFVSYYDYYQPEAYVPQTDTFIEKDSSVNEEVERLRHSATNALLTRRDVVVVATVSCIYGLGTPEEYVAGMVTLRRGEQMDRDELLRRFVSMQYARNDMDFHRGTFRVRGDTVEIIPMYEEQALRIEFFGDEIENIYTLHPLTGEVIREETEMYVFPASHYVAGPERMSRAIKEIEDELAARLQVLESQNKLVEAQRLRMRTTYDLEMMQQMGFCNGIENYSRHIDGRGAGTAPHCLLDYFPDDFMLVIDESHVTVPQIGAMYEGDMSRKRTLVDHGFRLPSAMDNRPLKWDEFLERIGQTVYLSATPGKYELGKADGYVQQIIRPTGLIDPEVVVKPTKGQIDDLLGEINIRVEKNERVLVTTLTKRMAEDLTEYLMDHGVKVQYLHSDVDTLRRVELLRELRTGTFDVLVGINLLREGLDLPEVSLVSILDADKEGFLRSSTSLIQTIGRAARNVSGEVHMYADRITDSMAHAIEETNRRREIQQAYNKKHGVDPQPLRKRIADITDQLAREDADTAELLGEFDYGKGKRGYSAAKPKEKIRKDGLAAVPAEDLTSLIEEMTAQMHAAAAELQFELAGRLRDEIADLKKDLRQMRAAGHA from the coding sequence ATGAGTCTTGCGCAGGACATCAACCGAGTTGTAGCTCCTTTCGAAGTAATCAGTGATTACAAACCAGCAGGTGACCAGCCTGGAGCCATTAAGGAACTCACCGAGCGGATCCAGGCCGGGGAGAAGGACATCGTCCTGCTGGGTGCGACGGGCACCGGTAAGAGCGCCACGACGGCATGGCTGATCGAACAGGTGCAGCGGCCCACGCTTGTCATGGTGCAGAACAAGACGCTGGCAGCACAGCTGGCGAACGAGTTCCGGGAACTGCTGCCGAACAACGCGGTGGAGTACTTCGTCTCCTACTACGACTACTACCAGCCGGAAGCGTATGTGCCGCAGACGGACACCTTCATCGAAAAGGACTCCTCCGTCAACGAGGAGGTCGAACGTCTCCGGCATTCGGCGACAAACGCCTTGCTGACCCGGCGCGACGTCGTCGTCGTTGCCACGGTCTCCTGCATCTACGGTCTCGGCACGCCCGAGGAATACGTGGCAGGCATGGTCACGCTCCGCCGGGGCGAACAGATGGACCGTGATGAGCTGCTGCGCAGATTCGTGTCGATGCAGTATGCGCGAAATGACATGGACTTCCACCGGGGCACCTTCCGGGTGCGCGGAGATACGGTGGAAATCATTCCGATGTATGAGGAACAGGCCCTGCGCATCGAATTTTTCGGGGACGAAATCGAGAATATCTATACGCTGCATCCCCTGACCGGCGAGGTTATCCGCGAGGAAACCGAAATGTATGTTTTTCCTGCCTCGCACTACGTGGCCGGACCGGAACGGATGAGCCGGGCGATCAAGGAGATCGAGGATGAGCTGGCGGCCCGGCTGCAGGTCCTGGAATCCCAGAACAAACTCGTGGAAGCCCAGCGGCTGCGCATGCGCACCACCTACGACCTCGAGATGATGCAGCAGATGGGCTTCTGCAACGGCATTGAAAACTACTCCCGGCACATCGATGGCCGCGGTGCCGGAACCGCACCGCACTGCCTGCTGGACTACTTCCCCGACGACTTCATGCTGGTGATCGATGAGTCCCACGTGACGGTTCCCCAAATCGGCGCCATGTACGAAGGCGATATGTCACGTAAGCGCACGCTGGTGGACCACGGGTTCCGGCTGCCCTCGGCCATGGACAACCGGCCGCTGAAATGGGATGAATTCCTCGAGCGGATCGGCCAGACCGTCTACCTTTCGGCCACGCCGGGCAAATACGAACTGGGCAAGGCCGACGGGTACGTCCAGCAGATCATCCGTCCCACCGGACTGATCGACCCGGAGGTCGTGGTGAAGCCGACCAAGGGCCAGATTGATGACCTGCTGGGCGAGATCAACATCCGGGTGGAGAAGAACGAGCGCGTCCTGGTCACCACGCTGACCAAACGGATGGCCGAGGACCTGACCGAATACCTCATGGACCACGGCGTCAAAGTCCAGTACCTGCACTCGGATGTCGATACCCTGCGCCGGGTGGAGCTCCTGCGCGAACTGCGGACGGGCACCTTCGACGTACTGGTCGGGATCAACTTGCTGCGTGAAGGCCTGGACCTGCCCGAAGTCTCCCTTGTCAGCATCCTCGATGCAGACAAGGAAGGGTTCCTGCGCAGCAGCACGTCGCTGATCCAGACAATCGGCCGTGCGGCCCGTAACGTATCGGGCGAGGTCCACATGTACGCGGACCGGATCACCGATTCCATGGCGCACGCCATCGAGGAGACCAACCGGCGCCGCGAAATCCAGCAGGCCTACAACAAGAAACACGGGGTGGACCCGCAGCCGCTGCGCAAACGGATTGCGGACATTACCGACCAATTGGCCCGCGAGGACGCCGATACCGCGGAGCTTTTGGGTGAGTTTGATTACGGCAAGGGCAAGCGCGGATACTCGGCCGCTAAGCCGAAGGAAAAGATCCGCAAGGACGGTCTTGCCGCGGTACCAGCCGAAGACCTTACCTCCCTGATCGAAGAGATGACCGCACAGATGCATGCGGCAGCAGCCGAACTGCAGTTCGAGTTGGCCGGCCGCTTGCGCGATGAGATTGCGGACCTGAAGAAGGATCTCCGGCAGATGCGTGCGGCCGGTCACGCCTGA